From a single Nostoc edaphicum CCNP1411 genomic region:
- a CDS encoding adenylate/guanylate cyclase domain-containing protein has translation MIHPSNSDKNQLDALISHGMSYRQTNNNLAESYKEQRQSFLLKRLQLQAQIMLVSGLTLIAFFLWANSQLQGKIYAFKIGIVVELFTLICWGLCKTSIGRRYPNLIFLSLCWSVTCAVQIDVALLFNNLEPRSNIWTLMFLTQATIVPVQWWLHLIAQIGTIVCYLILYLLYSPQLTHTSAFYIEQGLYLFWTCMICVFSVYLYERLRKKEFYARKAMELAQYKSERLLLNILPEMIAEQLKQQPTTIADSFLEVTVLFADIVGFTELSSRTSPAELVELLNTIFCLFDQLAERHGVEKIKTIGDAYMAVAGLPNQSNNHAPAIANMALDMQKAVATFNEENNQSFCIRVGISTGPVVAGVIGLKKFAYDLWGDTVNTASRMESHGIAGSIQVCEASYQFLKDNYLLEKRGLIQVKGKGEMMTYILKGINLKT, from the coding sequence ATGATTCATCCAAGTAACTCCGACAAAAACCAACTCGATGCGCTCATTAGTCACGGAATGTCCTATCGGCAAACCAACAATAACCTTGCCGAATCCTACAAAGAACAGCGACAGAGTTTTCTGCTGAAACGGCTGCAATTACAGGCACAGATTATGTTGGTATCTGGCTTGACTTTAATCGCTTTTTTTCTCTGGGCAAATTCCCAATTACAAGGCAAGATATATGCTTTTAAAATCGGTATTGTAGTAGAATTATTCACGCTCATTTGTTGGGGTTTATGTAAAACCTCTATAGGTCGTCGTTACCCAAATTTAATTTTTTTGAGTTTATGCTGGTCTGTAACTTGTGCCGTCCAAATTGATGTAGCTTTGCTGTTTAATAATCTAGAACCTAGAAGTAATATCTGGACTTTGATGTTTCTGACTCAGGCTACAATCGTTCCAGTACAATGGTGGTTACATTTAATAGCACAAATAGGAACAATTGTTTGCTATTTAATTTTATATTTATTGTATAGTCCCCAATTAACGCATACATCAGCTTTCTACATTGAGCAGGGTTTATATTTATTTTGGACTTGCATGATTTGTGTCTTCTCTGTCTATTTATACGAGCGCTTGCGAAAAAAAGAATTTTACGCCCGTAAAGCAATGGAACTAGCGCAGTACAAATCAGAACGGCTGCTACTAAATATTCTGCCAGAGATGATTGCAGAACAATTAAAACAACAACCGACGACTATTGCCGATAGCTTTCTGGAAGTTACGGTTTTATTTGCCGATATTGTTGGCTTTACAGAGCTTTCAAGTCGTACATCTCCTGCGGAATTAGTCGAGTTATTAAATACAATATTCTGTTTGTTCGACCAATTGGCAGAACGTCATGGGGTAGAGAAAATCAAAACTATTGGCGATGCATATATGGCTGTTGCAGGGTTGCCAAATCAGTCTAACAACCATGCTCCGGCAATCGCTAATATGGCCTTGGATATGCAAAAGGCTGTAGCTACATTTAACGAAGAAAATAACCAATCCTTTTGCATCCGCGTTGGCATTAGTACAGGGCCAGTAGTCGCAGGAGTGATCGGGCTGAAAAAGTTTGCCTACGACCTTTGGGGAGATACAGTCAATACGGCAAGTAGAATGGAATCGCATGGTATTGCAGGTAGTATCCAGGTTTGTGAAGCAAGTTATCAGTTTTTAAAGGATAATTACTTATTGGAAAAACGAGGTTTAATTCAGGTAAAAGGTAAAGGTGAAATGATGACTTATATACTCAAGGGAATTAATTTAAAAACTTAA
- a CDS encoding DEAD/DEAH box helicase codes for MARTPTLNFDRGTLILHPPPRGKGWMDYATWDDRVEKFRIPAIRYRSLVEALQAEDVYFIDEAKEFYPVDLVPTLEMEPYPHQTEALAAWKLAGRQGVVVLPTAAGKTYLAQMAMQSTPRTTLIVVPTLDLMHQWYAHLVAAFPDAEVGLLGGGSRDRTAILVATYDSAAIHAETLGNQYALIVFDECHHLPTDFNRVIAEYAIAPYRLGLSATPERTDGKHADLNILIGQEVYRKRAEDLAGKALAEHEIVQIKVKLSQLERERYNQLIQTRNDFLKQSKISLGSLQGWQMFVQMSARSQSGRRAMLAHREAKDIALGTDGKLRILINLLAEHYPARILIFTADNATVYRISQELLIPAITHQTPVKERHEILTKFREGQYNTLVASHVLNEGVDVPAASVAIILSGTGSAREYTQRLGRILRKGNIENKQAILYEVVAEDTSEEGTSARRRGERKVEGEKKGKLQVVYGSGKEKSLKAAEQIEINYSTGNPKSKIQNSADVTDRFTDAPPKRGGDHPEETED; via the coding sequence ATGGCTCGTACCCCTACATTAAATTTTGATCGTGGCACATTAATTCTGCATCCACCACCACGCGGCAAAGGTTGGATGGACTATGCGACGTGGGATGATAGAGTTGAAAAATTCCGCATTCCAGCAATTAGATACCGATCGCTAGTAGAAGCACTACAAGCGGAAGATGTTTATTTTATCGATGAGGCGAAGGAATTCTATCCTGTAGACTTGGTTCCCACTCTGGAAATGGAACCCTATCCCCACCAAACTGAGGCGCTAGCCGCTTGGAAACTGGCGGGTAGGCAGGGGGTTGTTGTGCTGCCCACTGCGGCGGGAAAGACTTATTTGGCGCAAATGGCGATGCAGTCAACGCCGCGCACGACGCTGATTGTGGTGCCAACCTTGGATTTAATGCATCAATGGTATGCACACCTAGTAGCGGCTTTCCCCGATGCTGAGGTGGGATTGCTGGGAGGTGGTTCGCGGGATAGAACGGCAATTTTAGTTGCAACTTATGATAGTGCAGCAATTCACGCTGAGACGTTGGGAAATCAATATGCGTTGATTGTTTTTGACGAATGTCATCATTTACCCACAGATTTTAATCGGGTAATTGCTGAATATGCGATCGCACCTTATCGGTTGGGACTCTCCGCAACACCAGAACGCACCGATGGTAAACACGCTGACTTAAATATCCTCATTGGTCAAGAAGTATATCGCAAACGCGCCGAAGATTTGGCGGGGAAAGCCTTAGCAGAACATGAAATTGTCCAAATTAAGGTAAAGTTATCGCAACTTGAGCGCGAAAGATACAACCAACTAATTCAAACCCGCAATGACTTTTTGAAGCAATCCAAGATTTCTTTAGGGAGTCTGCAAGGTTGGCAAATGTTCGTACAAATGAGTGCGCGATCGCAATCTGGACGGAGAGCGATGTTAGCGCATCGAGAAGCGAAAGATATTGCTTTGGGTACTGATGGTAAATTGCGAATTCTAATTAATTTATTGGCAGAACATTATCCGGCAAGAATTTTGATTTTCACTGCTGATAATGCAACCGTTTATCGGATTTCTCAAGAGTTGCTAATTCCGGCAATTACTCATCAAACTCCTGTGAAAGAACGGCATGAGATATTAACAAAGTTTCGAGAGGGTCAATATAATACTTTGGTTGCTTCTCACGTGTTGAATGAAGGTGTTGATGTGCCGGCGGCTTCTGTGGCGATTATTTTATCGGGAACTGGTTCGGCTAGGGAGTATACTCAGCGATTGGGGAGGATTTTACGGAAGGGGAATATTGAGAATAAGCAGGCAATTTTATATGAAGTAGTGGCGGAGGATACGAGTGAAGAAGGGACTTCGGCTAGGCGAAGAGGGGAGAGGAAGGTAGAGGGAGAAAAGAAAGGGAAGTTACAGGTTGTGTATGGGAGTGGGAAGGAAAAAAGTTTGAAGGCTGCGGAACAGATAGAAATTAATTATTCAACCGGAAATCCAAAATCTAAAATCCAAAATTCAGCAGATGTTACCGACAGATTTACTGATGCACCGCCAAAACGGGGAGGAGATCATCCCGAAGAGACTGAAGATTGA
- a CDS encoding DUF790 family protein, translating into MLPTDLLMHRQNGEEIIPKRLKIDQKTSELAIELINYFQSAVGKTQGVLERQLTDFEGDSTDYRVKRGLAYILKSSFCTFEVVSPLEPQMLRERVFSLAAKSVSSRESTQVTLSKIADELTQELEREVLLEQVRNGLYADLSENKILTVFDAPTAPDLLNRYNLSQVQGVFYKASQLVLNAHRNVPGEYKLLFRYLKLFQLMAYIEGDADHGFTITIDGPTSLFNPSTRYGLAIAKLIPALLHVTKWSLSSILKTRDAYTNTWKTGRFTLNSECGLVSHYPPGKPYDSMLEASFADKWDALKSGWALEREVDLIPIPGSVMIPDFRLVHPDGRTFLLEIVGYWRPEYLQKKFSQVRRAGRDDLILAISERLNLEKAGVKLNDVPARIVWFKDKLLPKAVLAVMD; encoded by the coding sequence ATGTTACCGACAGATTTACTGATGCACCGCCAAAACGGGGAGGAGATCATCCCGAAGAGACTGAAGATTGATCAAAAAACTTCGGAGTTGGCGATTGAGTTAATTAATTATTTTCAATCAGCAGTGGGTAAAACTCAAGGTGTGCTTGAGCGACAACTGACTGATTTTGAAGGAGATTCGACAGATTATCGGGTGAAACGGGGATTAGCTTATATTCTCAAAAGTAGTTTTTGCACTTTTGAAGTGGTTAGTCCTCTGGAACCACAAATGTTAAGAGAACGAGTGTTTTCTCTAGCTGCAAAGTCTGTTTCTAGTCGAGAATCAACACAAGTTACTCTGAGTAAAATTGCCGATGAGTTAACTCAAGAACTTGAACGGGAAGTTTTATTAGAACAGGTTCGGAATGGATTATATGCTGATTTATCTGAAAATAAGATTTTGACAGTTTTTGATGCACCAACAGCACCAGATTTGTTAAATAGATATAACTTATCTCAGGTGCAGGGTGTATTTTATAAAGCTAGCCAACTTGTATTAAATGCCCACCGGAATGTTCCGGGAGAATATAAGCTGTTATTTCGCTATCTAAAGTTGTTTCAATTGATGGCTTATATTGAAGGTGATGCTGACCACGGGTTTACAATTACCATTGATGGGCCGACGAGCTTGTTTAATCCTAGTACACGATATGGGTTAGCGATCGCTAAACTTATTCCCGCTTTACTTCACGTTACTAAATGGAGTCTTTCTTCCATTCTCAAAACCCGCGACGCCTATACAAATACTTGGAAAACTGGACGTTTCACCCTCAATTCCGAATGTGGTTTAGTATCCCACTATCCACCGGGAAAGCCTTACGATAGTATGCTAGAAGCATCCTTTGCTGATAAATGGGATGCGTTGAAAAGTGGTTGGGCATTAGAACGAGAAGTTGATTTGATACCAATCCCTGGTAGTGTGATGATTCCCGATTTTCGCTTGGTGCATCCTGATGGACGCACTTTCTTATTAGAAATTGTTGGGTATTGGCGGCCTGAATATTTACAGAAAAAGTTTTCTCAGGTGCGGCGGGCTGGACGTGATGACTTAATTTTGGCAATTTCCGAGCGACTTAATTTAGAAAAGGCGGGAGTAAAATTAAATGATGTCCCCGCAAGAATTGTTTGGTTTAAAGATAAGTTATTGCCGAAAGCTGTGTTAGCTGTAATGGATTAA
- a CDS encoding orange carotenoid protein N-terminal domain-containing protein, translating into MTYTQTNDPTIREHVQAWQNLNVDQQLALFWFIYKEIGGSITPAAPGASTASSEIAEGLFNQVKELSHEEQLQVQRDLINKVDTQISREYGSLGDTTKLLFWYRLSQGMENATIIPMPDDYQLSPEAKALFGRIQGLAFEQQITLFRDYVSPMGAESKAGAEI; encoded by the coding sequence ATGACATACACACAAACTAACGATCCAACTATTCGTGAACATGTTCAGGCTTGGCAAAACTTAAATGTGGATCAACAACTCGCTTTATTTTGGTTTATCTATAAAGAAATAGGCGGTTCAATTACGCCAGCCGCTCCTGGTGCTAGCACTGCTTCTTCAGAAATCGCTGAAGGTTTGTTTAATCAAGTTAAGGAATTATCTCACGAAGAACAATTACAAGTTCAGCGTGATTTGATTAATAAAGTGGATACCCAAATTTCTCGTGAATATGGTTCTTTGGGTGATACCACCAAGCTACTGTTTTGGTATCGATTATCTCAAGGTATGGAAAATGCCACTATTATTCCCATGCCTGATGATTATCAACTTTCTCCAGAAGCTAAAGCGTTGTTTGGCAGAATTCAAGGATTAGCCTTTGAGCAACAGATTACTCTTTTCCGTGATTATGTTTCGCCAATGGGTGCCGAATCAAAAGCAGGTGCCGAAATTTAG
- a CDS encoding DUF6335 family protein, giving the protein MAEKNHHDENKSNDLPEEITESYGTGVKDLPGYNIGGRSMAAQRQEYTETSPELTGGDVDAYWQDADAVGDEAVGGTASTPDKNVTEDIGAAVGLKMDDSEFLHTNDILEDRDGDRWELDPKSSEDYQNRPE; this is encoded by the coding sequence ATGGCAGAAAAAAATCATCATGACGAAAACAAAAGCAATGATTTGCCAGAAGAAATTACCGAATCCTACGGTACTGGTGTGAAAGACTTGCCGGGATACAATATTGGTGGGCGCTCAATGGCAGCACAAAGACAGGAGTACACAGAAACTAGTCCTGAACTCACTGGTGGAGATGTTGATGCTTATTGGCAAGATGCAGATGCAGTTGGAGATGAGGCTGTTGGTGGTACTGCTTCTACTCCCGATAAAAATGTAACTGAGGATATAGGAGCCGCAGTGGGGCTAAAAATGGATGATTCTGAGTTTCTGCATACCAATGATATTTTAGAAGACCGTGATGGCGATCGCTGGGAGTTAGATCCAAAGTCTTCTGAAGATTATCAAAATCGGCCAGAATAA
- a CDS encoding DUF2267 domain-containing protein codes for MEYDEFITHVQSLAQSDSREEAERATRATLETLKERIAGDEAQELAANLPQPLGDYLRGREGDSGKTFNLQEFITRASQKENIEPTTAAIHVRAVFAVLQNAINPETFAAFHAYFSHDYEELFTISPTGEVPA; via the coding sequence GTGGAATACGACGAGTTCATTACACACGTACAAAGCCTTGCCCAATCAGATTCTCGTGAAGAGGCAGAACGTGCTACCCGTGCCACATTAGAAACCCTTAAAGAACGGATAGCTGGTGATGAAGCACAAGAACTAGCTGCAAATTTGCCCCAACCATTAGGCGATTATTTGCGAGGAAGAGAAGGAGATAGTGGTAAGACTTTCAACTTGCAAGAGTTTATTACACGTGCAAGTCAAAAAGAAAATATAGAACCAACCACAGCGGCAATTCATGTTCGGGCTGTATTTGCAGTGTTGCAAAATGCCATTAACCCAGAAACATTTGCAGCTTTTCACGCCTATTTTTCTCACGATTATGAAGAACTATTTACTATTTCACCAACAGGTGAAGTACCCGCATAG
- a CDS encoding DJ-1/PfpI/YhbO family deglycase/protease, translating to MTDHNNHSGKKKVAILIEQAVEDAEFTVPYNGLKQAGMEVVVLGSRMNEKYKGKRGKLSIQADGTTTEAIAAEFDAVVIPGGMAPDKMRRNPNTVRFVQEAIQQGKLVAAVCHGPQVLIEGDLLKGKQVTGFSAIAKDMINAGANYVDEPVVVDGNLITSREPGDLAIFTTAILSRLGYGGKDAALPNEKDTTAEWWKLADAWGGSTKGDISRGLNTALTGERYSLEALDKYFEKESDGEVKSLFQEIIGNKQRHIEKLETYLQILGEKPSLGANIANQYAKVKTALTGSDDIYQLRSALGDVQTGIGDIGNLCATYTDPVATAIFKEIYHDLLKYEQRLAELYRARIGAQIKPPKPTTGAAVSM from the coding sequence ATGACTGACCATAACAATCATTCCGGTAAGAAAAAAGTTGCTATCCTCATTGAACAAGCAGTAGAGGATGCAGAATTTACAGTTCCTTATAATGGACTAAAACAAGCAGGAATGGAGGTAGTAGTCCTTGGTTCCCGAATGAATGAAAAATATAAGGGCAAACGCGGTAAACTTAGCATCCAAGCTGATGGTACTACAACAGAAGCGATCGCAGCCGAATTCGATGCAGTGGTGATTCCGGGTGGTATGGCGCCCGATAAAATGCGACGCAACCCCAACACAGTACGCTTTGTACAAGAGGCTATACAACAAGGGAAATTAGTCGCTGCGGTTTGTCACGGGCCACAAGTTTTGATTGAAGGCGACTTGCTCAAGGGTAAACAAGTCACTGGGTTTAGCGCTATTGCTAAGGACATGATTAACGCTGGCGCAAATTATGTAGATGAGCCGGTGGTAGTTGACGGAAATTTGATTACATCTCGTGAACCCGGAGACTTGGCAATTTTCACCACAGCTATTTTGAGCCGTTTGGGTTATGGTGGCAAAGATGCTGCATTGCCAAATGAAAAAGACACAACTGCTGAATGGTGGAAACTGGCTGATGCTTGGGGTGGCTCAACTAAAGGTGATATTAGCAGAGGTTTAAATACTGCCCTTACTGGTGAACGTTATTCACTGGAAGCATTGGATAAGTACTTTGAAAAGGAATCAGATGGGGAAGTCAAATCACTCTTTCAAGAGATAATTGGTAATAAACAACGCCACATTGAAAAGCTAGAAACCTATCTTCAGATATTGGGCGAGAAACCCTCTTTAGGAGCAAATATTGCCAATCAGTATGCCAAAGTGAAAACTGCCTTGACAGGAAGTGATGACATATATCAGTTGCGTTCTGCTTTAGGAGATGTACAAACTGGTATCGGCGATATTGGTAATTTGTGTGCAACGTACACTGACCCAGTGGCAACTGCTATTTTCAAAGAAATTTACCACGATTTATTGAAATACGAACAGCGATTAGCAGAGTTGTATCGGGCGCGAATAGGCGCTCAGATTAAGCCTCCTAAGCCGACTACAGGGGCAGCTGTATCAATGTAA
- a CDS encoding SRPBCC family protein, translating to MTSTSGDKLTNSQSEASEVERWASLIGGGAMVLMGLKQGSLRGALTALAGGGLIYQGATKQSTIQQAQEAIGINQPIKVEKTVTINKSAEELYRFWHNFENLPTFMKHLKSVKVYNEKRSHWIANAPLGNSVEWDAEILEDRENEFISWASVEGADVDNSGFVRFKKAPLDRGTEVKIVLEYNPPGGALGATVAKLFGEEPEQQIGDELRRFKMLMEAGEIATTAGQSSGHN from the coding sequence GTGACTTCAACATCAGGCGATAAACTCACTAACAGTCAGAGTGAAGCTAGTGAAGTAGAGCGTTGGGCATCTCTCATCGGTGGCGGTGCGATGGTGCTGATGGGTCTAAAGCAAGGTTCATTGCGGGGAGCACTAACGGCTTTAGCTGGCGGCGGTTTGATTTATCAAGGTGCAACCAAGCAAAGCACAATTCAGCAAGCACAGGAAGCAATAGGGATAAACCAACCCATCAAAGTTGAAAAGACGGTAACAATTAATAAATCGGCAGAAGAATTGTATCGCTTTTGGCACAACTTTGAGAATCTGCCCACATTTATGAAGCATCTTAAATCTGTCAAGGTGTACAACGAAAAACGTTCTCATTGGATAGCCAATGCACCTTTAGGTAACAGCGTAGAATGGGATGCAGAAATTCTCGAAGACCGGGAAAATGAATTTATTTCTTGGGCTTCTGTGGAAGGTGCAGACGTTGATAATTCTGGTTTTGTCCGCTTCAAAAAAGCACCACTCGATCGTGGTACGGAAGTAAAGATTGTCTTGGAGTATAACCCACCAGGTGGAGCATTGGGAGCTACCGTAGCTAAACTTTTTGGTGAAGAACCAGAACAGCAAATTGGTGATGAATTGCGCCGCTTTAAAATGCTCATGGAAGCAGGTGAAATTGCCACAACCGCAGGTCAATCTTCTGGACATAATTAG
- a CDS encoding zinc-dependent alcohol dehydrogenase, which yields MKAVCWYGANDVRVETVPDPKIINPRDAIIKITSTAICGSDLHLYNGYIPTMEKGDILGHEFMGEVVELGSAVKNVNVGDRVVVPFTISCGNCFFCNRDLWSLCDNSNPNAWLVEKQMGHSPSGLFGYSHLFGGYAGGQAEYARVPFADVGLFKIPDSLTDEQVLFLTDIFPTGYMAAENCNIKPGDIVAVWGCGPVGQFAIQSAYLLGAERVIAIDRVPERLQMAKEYGKAEILNYEEVDVGEALKEMTGGRGPDACIDAVGMEAHGTDFMALYDQVKQAVRLETDRPTALRQVIVSCRKGGHVSIPGVYGGFVDKVPMGAAMNKGLTLKMGQTHVHKYLKPLLEHVQNGDIDPTFIITHRLPLEQAPHGYEIFKDKKDNCIKVVLKP from the coding sequence ATGAAAGCAGTTTGCTGGTATGGAGCAAACGATGTGCGGGTGGAAACAGTTCCCGACCCCAAAATTATCAATCCACGTGATGCCATTATTAAAATTACTTCCACAGCAATTTGTGGTTCTGATTTGCATCTTTACAACGGCTACATCCCCACAATGGAAAAGGGCGATATCCTTGGTCATGAATTCATGGGGGAAGTCGTAGAACTGGGAAGTGCAGTTAAAAATGTGAACGTAGGCGATCGCGTGGTTGTTCCTTTCACCATCTCCTGCGGTAACTGCTTTTTCTGCAATCGGGATTTATGGTCACTGTGCGACAACTCTAACCCCAATGCTTGGTTAGTAGAAAAGCAAATGGGTCATTCACCATCAGGTCTGTTTGGCTACTCTCACTTATTTGGTGGTTACGCTGGTGGTCAAGCCGAGTATGCACGAGTGCCATTTGCCGATGTTGGTCTGTTCAAAATTCCCGATAGTTTGACGGATGAGCAAGTACTATTTTTAACTGATATTTTCCCCACTGGATATATGGCAGCTGAAAACTGCAACATCAAACCTGGTGATATTGTCGCCGTTTGGGGTTGTGGGCCAGTGGGACAATTTGCTATTCAAAGCGCATATCTTCTTGGTGCAGAACGGGTTATTGCCATTGACCGCGTTCCTGAACGCCTACAAATGGCTAAAGAATACGGCAAAGCTGAAATCCTTAACTACGAAGAAGTGGATGTAGGCGAAGCACTCAAAGAAATGACTGGCGGTCGTGGCCCCGATGCTTGCATTGATGCAGTAGGAATGGAGGCACACGGCACAGATTTTATGGCGTTGTACGACCAAGTAAAGCAAGCAGTACGTTTAGAAACAGACCGTCCGACGGCATTACGCCAAGTAATTGTGTCTTGTAGGAAAGGTGGTCACGTATCAATTCCAGGTGTGTACGGTGGCTTTGTAGACAAAGTGCCGATGGGTGCTGCTATGAACAAGGGACTAACCTTGAAAATGGGACAAACACATGTCCACAAGTATCTAAAACCTTTGCTAGAACACGTTCAAAACGGTGATATCGATCCAACCTTTATCATCACTCACAGATTACCTCTAGAACAAGCGCCCCACGGCTACGAAATTTTTAAGGACAAGAAAGATAACTGCATCAAAGTTGTACTCAAACCGTGA
- a CDS encoding cupin domain-containing protein, protein MSDTTVIKVDSSHSPKGQLGQKYLASGKSISMRLWENEQPNEPKDSTAREYETVGYVINGRAELHIEGQTILLEPGSSWVVPKGASHTYKILEPFTAVEATSPPAQVHGRDEN, encoded by the coding sequence ATGTCTGATACAACCGTTATCAAAGTAGACTCTAGTCATTCTCCTAAAGGTCAACTTGGTCAGAAATATCTTGCATCTGGCAAAAGCATTTCCATGCGCCTGTGGGAGAATGAGCAACCAAATGAACCTAAAGATTCAACAGCACGGGAATATGAGACTGTTGGTTACGTAATCAATGGTCGTGCAGAATTACATATTGAAGGGCAAACAATTTTGCTAGAGCCTGGAAGTTCTTGGGTAGTACCAAAAGGAGCCAGCCACACCTATAAAATTCTAGAACCATTCACTGCTGTTGAAGCAACCAGTCCACCCGCTCAAGTTCACGGGCGAGATGAAAACTGA
- a CDS encoding SGNH/GDSL hydrolase family protein: protein MKVALIVISAVVVGLFVVVEIGLRSLFGFGNPLIYIGDEQIGYLLAPNQRTRRFGNRIEINEYSMRGSPIKKIPAPSELRVLLLGDSIANGGWWTDQTNTISSLMMRSLTSSTNSNYQEVEVLNASANSWGPRNELAYLEKFGNLNAQAVVLLINTDDLFATPPTSLPVGRDRNYPDSKPPLALVEVWQRYIVKQKPIPELQAVQNEPGDRVGINLEAIAKIQALTRQTNSQFLLVMTPLLREIGEPGPRDYEIKARQRLSEFTKAQQINYIDFLPSFNSTTNPQGLFHDHIHLNLQGNKFVSEVMERSLLEILGEVSLHR from the coding sequence GTGAAAGTGGCACTGATCGTAATTTCGGCGGTGGTTGTGGGATTATTTGTGGTGGTGGAGATCGGACTGCGATCGCTGTTTGGTTTTGGTAATCCCCTGATTTATATTGGCGATGAACAGATTGGTTATTTATTAGCTCCTAACCAGCGTACCCGTCGTTTTGGGAATCGCATTGAAATTAATGAATATTCTATGCGAGGTAGTCCAATCAAAAAGATACCTGCACCTTCTGAACTGCGAGTTTTACTGTTGGGTGATTCTATTGCTAATGGTGGCTGGTGGACAGATCAGACTAATACAATATCTAGTTTGATGATGCGTTCTTTGACATCATCCACTAATAGTAATTACCAGGAAGTAGAAGTGCTAAATGCTTCAGCTAACTCTTGGGGGCCAAGGAACGAATTAGCTTATTTAGAAAAGTTTGGCAATTTAAACGCGCAAGCAGTGGTGTTATTAATTAATACCGATGATTTGTTTGCTACTCCTCCCACATCTTTACCAGTAGGACGCGATCGCAATTATCCAGATAGTAAACCTCCCCTGGCATTAGTGGAAGTGTGGCAGCGTTATATCGTTAAGCAAAAGCCAATTCCTGAACTGCAAGCAGTGCAAAATGAACCAGGCGATCGCGTGGGGATTAATCTGGAGGCGATCGCTAAAATTCAAGCTCTGACTCGTCAAACCAACAGCCAATTTCTGCTTGTTATGACTCCCTTACTGCGAGAAATTGGTGAACCGGGCCCCCGTGATTACGAAATTAAAGCACGTCAGCGCTTGAGCGAATTTACCAAAGCACAGCAAATTAACTATATAGATTTTTTGCCGAGCTTCAATTCAACCACCAACCCGCAAGGTTTGTTTCACGACCATATTCACCTCAACTTGCAAGGTAATAAATTTGTCAGTGAAGTTATGGAGCGATCGCTTTTGGAAATACTGGGGGAAGTGTCACTTCATCGCTAA